The Hahella sp. HNIBRBA332 genome window below encodes:
- a CDS encoding sensor histidine kinase: MEQSPKSSHPPGVFLPELCNVQAVLLMVIATGLCALLFTLIYAGPGHFDWDYFALTSLFMLWVVLTSALILCRLRILGAGWSMSRQALVAYLIAPSITLIYAILANALFRKGALEEPGSGFWFVVQAVAISAILTGIILRYFYLQHLWHLQQKSELESRVQALQARIRPHFLFNSMNSIAGLIPINPNEAEEAVLDLAELFRAALKESSSLAPLKEELALCERYLRIEQLRLGERLTVKWDMHNLSDAARVPPLSIQPLVENAVYHGVQPSAEGGLITITAYEQGSWLYVLISNPVHNGDPSQGHKGNRIAMQNIRSRLQAFFGDQAVLKTSQMDGRFTATMRAPLHKKG, translated from the coding sequence ATGGAGCAGTCCCCCAAGTCCTCGCACCCGCCAGGGGTGTTTCTACCAGAGCTTTGCAACGTTCAAGCGGTCCTCCTGATGGTGATCGCCACGGGGCTTTGCGCGCTGCTGTTTACGCTTATTTACGCCGGCCCCGGTCATTTCGATTGGGACTATTTCGCGCTCACCTCTTTATTCATGTTGTGGGTGGTGCTGACCAGCGCGCTGATTCTGTGTCGTCTGCGCATACTTGGCGCAGGCTGGAGCATGTCGCGGCAGGCGCTGGTCGCTTACCTGATAGCCCCTTCTATTACGCTTATCTACGCCATACTCGCTAACGCCCTGTTCCGCAAAGGCGCATTGGAAGAACCCGGATCGGGCTTTTGGTTTGTGGTGCAGGCGGTGGCGATCAGCGCGATCTTAACCGGAATTATCCTGCGTTATTTCTATCTCCAGCACCTCTGGCACCTGCAGCAGAAGTCAGAGTTGGAGTCTCGAGTACAGGCGCTGCAGGCGCGAATCCGCCCCCACTTTCTGTTTAACAGCATGAATTCCATCGCCGGACTGATACCGATAAATCCCAACGAGGCGGAAGAGGCCGTGTTGGATTTGGCCGAGCTGTTTCGGGCCGCGTTAAAAGAGTCTTCATCCCTGGCGCCGCTAAAAGAAGAACTGGCTCTGTGCGAGCGCTATCTGCGCATTGAACAGCTCCGTCTCGGCGAGCGACTCACCGTAAAGTGGGACATGCATAATTTATCCGACGCCGCCCGAGTGCCGCCATTGAGCATCCAGCCGTTAGTGGAAAACGCGGTCTATCATGGGGTGCAGCCCTCAGCGGAAGGTGGACTCATCACCATCACCGCCTACGAACAAGGGTCCTGGCTATATGTACTGATCAGCAATCCCGTGCACAACGGCGATCCAAGTCAGGGCCATAAAGGCAATCGCATCGCCATGCAAAACATACGCAGCCGTCTACAGGCGTTTTTCGGCGATCAGGCGGTGCTGAAAACCAGTCAGATGGACGGCCGCTTCACCGCCACCATGCGCGCGCCTTTACATAAAAAAGGCTGA
- a CDS encoding LytTR family DNA-binding domain-containing protein, whose product MTKVIIVDDEPLARERLKRLLLDTHYEVCAEAAGGDEALERIRLHSPDIVLLDIRMPGKDGLEVAAELAQHPQPPAVIFTTAYDEYAIQAFRVRAQDYLLKPIRREDLMRALQNVTQVNRAQLQSLKQEINGQDEAPAVVCRSSRGMERIKISDVLYLQAEHKYVTVFHTQGETLSDQPLKELEQALHPHFLRIHRNTLINRHYIEILQRRHDGHYEVRLRGVREALPVSRRLVTEVKQFLAQPT is encoded by the coding sequence ATGACGAAAGTGATCATCGTCGACGACGAGCCCCTGGCCAGAGAGCGCCTGAAGCGATTACTGCTGGACACCCATTATGAGGTCTGCGCGGAAGCGGCCGGCGGGGATGAAGCCCTTGAACGCATCCGTCTCCACTCGCCGGATATTGTCCTGCTTGATATCCGCATGCCCGGAAAAGACGGCTTGGAAGTGGCGGCGGAGCTGGCGCAACATCCCCAACCGCCCGCTGTGATCTTCACCACCGCCTACGATGAATACGCCATCCAGGCGTTCCGGGTGCGCGCGCAGGACTATTTGCTCAAGCCCATTCGGCGTGAGGACCTGATGCGCGCCCTGCAAAACGTCACGCAAGTGAATCGCGCTCAGTTGCAAAGCCTGAAGCAAGAAATCAACGGACAGGACGAGGCGCCGGCGGTGGTGTGCCGCAGCAGTCGCGGCATGGAGCGCATTAAAATCAGCGACGTGCTCTATTTGCAAGCGGAACACAAGTATGTGACGGTATTTCATACACAAGGCGAGACCCTCAGTGATCAACCGTTGAAAGAGCTGGAGCAAGCCCTGCATCCCCATTTTTTGCGCATCCATCGCAATACGCTGATCAACCGCCACTATATAGAAATCCTGCAACGCCGCCACGACGGCCATTACGAAGTACGCCTGCGGGGCGTGAGAGAAGCGCTTCCCGTCAGCCGGCGCCTGGTGACCGAGGTCAAACAATTTCTAGCGCAGCCGACCTGA
- the hemC gene encoding hydroxymethylbilane synthase — MPKQHLVIATRQSALALWQAEHVKQRLEALHPGLTVELLGLTTKGDIILDTPLAKVGGKGLFVKELETALLEGRADIAVHSMKDVPMEFPPGLGLGAILERETPTDAFVSNQYASLDELPEGAVVGTSSLRRQCQLSERRPDLKIVSLRGNVNTRLAKLDAGEFDAIILAASGLKRLGFADRIREELTPEVSLPAVGQGALGIECRLDDAESMALIAPLQDAETTARVSAERAMNHRLQGGCQVPIAGYAEITGDQMRLRGLVGSPDGVQVLRDEVKGPVAAAETLGTELAERLLQQGAGKILEAVYGNHS; from the coding sequence ATGCCGAAACAGCACCTTGTGATCGCCACACGTCAAAGCGCGCTCGCGCTATGGCAGGCGGAGCACGTCAAACAACGCCTTGAAGCGTTACACCCCGGATTGACCGTCGAATTGCTCGGATTAACCACCAAAGGCGACATTATTCTGGATACGCCGCTCGCCAAAGTCGGCGGCAAAGGGCTCTTCGTCAAGGAGCTGGAGACAGCCTTGCTGGAAGGTCGCGCCGATATCGCCGTCCATTCCATGAAAGACGTTCCCATGGAGTTTCCACCCGGCCTGGGCCTTGGAGCGATTCTGGAGCGGGAAACTCCCACCGACGCTTTTGTCAGTAATCAGTACGCCAGTCTGGATGAGTTGCCTGAGGGCGCTGTCGTGGGCACCTCCAGTCTGCGCCGCCAGTGCCAGTTATCCGAGCGGCGACCAGACCTGAAAATCGTTTCCCTGCGCGGCAACGTCAATACGCGACTGGCCAAGCTCGACGCCGGCGAATTCGACGCCATTATCCTTGCCGCGTCCGGACTGAAGCGATTGGGCTTCGCCGATCGCATCCGTGAAGAGCTGACGCCGGAAGTCAGTTTGCCCGCTGTCGGACAGGGCGCGCTTGGCATTGAATGTCGCCTCGACGACGCTGAGTCCATGGCGCTTATCGCACCCTTGCAGGATGCGGAAACCACCGCGCGGGTGTCGGCGGAAAGAGCCATGAATCACCGTCTGCAAGGAGGGTGTCAGGTACCTATCGCCGGCTATGCGGAAATCACCGGCGACCAAATGAGATTACGCGGCTTAGTAGGCAGCCCGGACGGCGTGCAAGTACTCCGGGACGAAGTGAAAGGGCCTGTCGCCGCAGCGGAAACCCTCGGCACGGAGCTGGCCGAGCGTCTATTGCAACAAGGAGCAGGAAAAATTCTGGAAGCCGTGTATGGAAACCACTCTTAA
- a CDS encoding uroporphyrinogen-III synthase yields the protein METTLNQELSGLRVLLTRPQGESDSLRALLEQSGAEVRVLPAIAIEPLPETQAIKDCILDLDRYTHVICVSKHASRLLLELIDAYWPQAPQGVRWFAIGESSAAPLRSYGLTVNTPEQGCASEQLLEHPGLQARNEDEPPMRVLIVKGCGGRELLAETMQERGAHVATLELYERKALEYDPNELNEALKQWRPEVIVTLSGETLLHLCQLGQNIGYAWGDTLFVIPSARVATLAQENRLNYKIAPELSDEALLALLKTAC from the coding sequence ATGGAAACCACTCTTAATCAGGAGCTTAGCGGCCTCAGAGTGCTGTTGACCCGCCCTCAGGGAGAAAGCGATTCCTTGCGCGCGCTGCTGGAGCAAAGCGGCGCGGAAGTTCGAGTGTTGCCGGCCATCGCCATTGAGCCGCTACCCGAAACACAAGCCATAAAAGACTGCATCCTCGATCTGGATCGCTATACTCATGTGATCTGCGTGAGTAAACATGCATCGCGTCTACTGCTGGAATTGATAGACGCTTACTGGCCGCAAGCGCCACAGGGCGTGCGCTGGTTCGCCATCGGCGAGAGCAGCGCCGCGCCGCTACGCAGCTATGGACTGACAGTCAACACGCCTGAGCAAGGCTGCGCTTCCGAGCAATTACTGGAACACCCCGGTTTGCAGGCGCGCAACGAAGACGAGCCCCCCATGCGAGTGTTGATTGTGAAGGGCTGCGGCGGACGCGAATTGTTGGCGGAAACCATGCAGGAGCGCGGCGCGCATGTCGCCACCCTGGAGTTATATGAGCGTAAAGCGCTGGAGTATGACCCCAATGAATTAAACGAAGCCCTCAAGCAATGGCGTCCAGAGGTCATCGTCACGTTATCCGGCGAGACTCTGCTGCACCTTTGCCAACTGGGCCAGAATATCGGTTACGCCTGGGGCGACACGCTGTTCGTCATCCCCAGCGCCAGAGTCGCCACCCTGGCGCAGGAAAACCGTCTGAATTACAAAATCGCGCCGGAGTTATCCGACGAGGCCTTACTGGCTCTCCTCAAAACGGCATGTTAA
- a CDS encoding uroporphyrinogen-III C-methyltransferase — MTEEAKPNKPEQPEQDKSALEQEPSTSPEPGMEPASARESDTETKSDAGLSASFTLSRPEASSEKDSVEAPKTESTASEPEQPTIKAEDTVKEPVSKPTPPPLSPPPPASPPVAAKEPKTWPLWLAILVLLVVMGVGAGWFWTYMQTWQAKLDRAMDQSQAGKQLADEVGLRYRDRLDKLDAAVAKQRESQAQLQQMMDQTARNLLSKGETGRVDWLFAEAEYLLRLANQRLHMEKDYVGSLAILQAADQVLAETKEVAAYPVRKALAEEIVSLQAIADIDRQGIYLRLEALINQVENLDQRLFLKDTAMLNDNPVPEEAPTPGGESHWYDSALASMGKLEKYFSIRRLDAPVEPLLAPEQIYYLRQNLRMMLEQAELSLLEKNQDVYVHSLEKAEKWVADYFVINNASAKALLENLQQLKKEPIDPELPDISTSLRMLKNLMESLYKRGGKPTTGALTLDDEELAS, encoded by the coding sequence GTGACGGAAGAAGCAAAACCAAACAAACCAGAACAGCCGGAGCAGGATAAGTCCGCTCTGGAACAGGAGCCCTCGACTTCTCCTGAACCCGGAATGGAACCCGCCAGCGCCAGGGAAAGCGACACAGAGACCAAGTCTGACGCAGGCTTGTCCGCCTCATTTACTTTGTCTCGGCCGGAAGCCAGCTCAGAAAAAGATAGTGTGGAAGCGCCTAAAACCGAATCCACCGCATCAGAACCAGAGCAACCAACCATCAAGGCGGAAGACACAGTCAAAGAGCCTGTGTCCAAACCAACGCCGCCGCCATTATCTCCCCCGCCACCCGCATCACCACCAGTAGCGGCGAAGGAGCCTAAGACCTGGCCTTTATGGCTGGCGATTCTAGTTCTCTTGGTAGTCATGGGCGTTGGCGCCGGTTGGTTTTGGACTTATATGCAGACTTGGCAAGCCAAACTCGACCGCGCCATGGACCAAAGCCAGGCAGGAAAACAGCTTGCGGACGAAGTGGGCCTGCGTTATCGGGATCGCCTGGACAAACTGGACGCCGCTGTCGCCAAACAGCGTGAGAGCCAGGCCCAGTTGCAACAGATGATGGACCAAACCGCGAGAAACCTGTTGAGCAAAGGCGAAACCGGACGAGTCGACTGGCTGTTCGCCGAAGCCGAATATCTGCTCCGTCTCGCCAATCAGCGTCTGCATATGGAAAAAGACTACGTCGGCTCACTCGCCATTCTACAAGCCGCCGACCAGGTGCTGGCGGAGACCAAAGAAGTCGCCGCCTATCCCGTACGCAAAGCTTTGGCGGAGGAAATCGTCAGCCTGCAGGCTATTGCGGACATTGATCGTCAAGGCATCTATCTGCGTTTGGAAGCCCTGATCAATCAGGTGGAAAATCTGGATCAGCGCCTGTTCCTGAAAGATACCGCCATGCTCAACGATAATCCGGTTCCCGAGGAAGCGCCTACGCCTGGCGGTGAAAGCCACTGGTACGACAGCGCGCTGGCTTCTATGGGTAAACTGGAGAAGTACTTCTCTATCCGTCGTCTGGATGCGCCAGTGGAGCCGCTGCTGGCGCCCGAACAAATTTACTATCTGCGCCAGAATCTTCGCATGATGCTGGAACAGGCGGAACTCTCACTGCTGGAGAAAAACCAGGATGTTTACGTTCATAGCCTGGAGAAAGCGGAAAAGTGGGTGGCGGATTATTTCGTCATCAACAACGCCTCCGCCAAAGCCCTGCTGGAAAACCTGCAACAGCTGAAGAAAGAACCCATCGACCCGGAATTACCGGATATTTCCACCTCCCTGCGTATGTTGAAGAATCTGATGGAGTCCCTGTACAAGCGCGGCGGTAAACCTACTACCGGCGCGCTCACCCTGGACGACGAGGAGTTGGCCTCATGA
- a CDS encoding heme biosynthesis HemY N-terminal domain-containing protein, whose amino-acid sequence MNFYALVLLIALAIGVALGFLVQLDAGYVRVSWLNWLVETNVWIAFALLIGFYFALHYLFRTLSTTLAVRAGWRQWRKKRKYSRAQQNTIRGLLHYAEGNWKQAQKYLSGSAEQSDTPLINYLASAQAANELGNEKESDLFLKKAFDNTPGGDVAIGVTQAQLQLARGQLEQCLSTLLNLRKKTPHHPFVLKLLQQVYTRLNDWQKMSEILPELRKYKVLKDDEVEKLELETWLNLLRQACDEALRTRKGDFNSEPLNAIWDRMPANLRKNPHVIYAYASQLMRLGAGGQAETLLRKALKQHWSDILIDLYGQIAGGNVAEQLLAAEHWLKERPNDASLLLALGRLSLRNERWSKAKEYFEASLKLKRRRETYYELARLLAAMDQPQASNEYFIQALQDSAKLPDLPSPKSQRRSA is encoded by the coding sequence ATGAACTTCTATGCGCTGGTGCTGCTGATAGCCCTCGCCATCGGCGTGGCGCTGGGCTTTTTAGTGCAGTTGGACGCAGGCTATGTGCGCGTCTCCTGGCTTAACTGGCTGGTGGAGACCAACGTCTGGATCGCTTTCGCCCTATTGATAGGGTTTTACTTCGCCCTGCACTATTTGTTCAGAACCCTGTCGACCACTCTTGCAGTCAGAGCCGGCTGGCGGCAATGGCGCAAGAAGCGTAAATACAGCCGGGCGCAGCAGAATACTATTCGCGGCTTACTGCACTACGCAGAGGGCAACTGGAAACAGGCGCAGAAATATTTGTCCGGCAGCGCGGAACAATCCGACACGCCTCTGATCAACTACCTCGCCTCGGCGCAGGCCGCCAACGAACTGGGCAATGAAAAAGAAAGCGACTTATTTTTGAAGAAAGCTTTCGACAACACGCCTGGCGGCGACGTCGCCATCGGCGTGACTCAGGCGCAACTGCAACTGGCGCGCGGGCAATTGGAGCAATGCCTGTCCACCTTGTTGAATCTGCGGAAGAAGACGCCTCACCATCCATTCGTGCTGAAGTTGTTGCAGCAGGTTTACACCCGTCTGAACGACTGGCAGAAGATGAGCGAGATCTTGCCGGAATTGCGCAAATACAAAGTGCTGAAAGACGACGAGGTGGAAAAGCTGGAGTTGGAAACCTGGCTCAACCTACTGCGTCAAGCCTGCGACGAAGCCCTGCGGACGCGTAAAGGCGATTTCAACAGCGAACCTCTGAACGCAATCTGGGACCGCATGCCCGCCAACCTGCGTAAGAATCCTCACGTCATCTACGCCTATGCATCGCAACTGATGCGGCTTGGCGCCGGCGGTCAGGCGGAAACTCTTCTGCGCAAAGCGTTGAAACAGCATTGGAGCGATATTCTGATTGATCTGTATGGGCAAATCGCCGGTGGCAATGTAGCGGAGCAATTACTGGCGGCGGAACACTGGCTGAAAGAGCGTCCCAACGACGCCAGCCTGTTGCTTGCACTGGGACGTCTGAGCTTGAGAAATGAACGCTGGAGCAAAGCCAAAGAGTATTTTGAAGCGAGCCTGAAACTGAAACGTCGCCGAGAAACATACTATGAACTGGCGCGATTGTTGGCCGCCATGGACCAACCTCAAGCCAGCAATGAATACTTTATTCAGGCTCTACAGGACAGCGCCAAACTGCCTGACCTGCCGTCGCCGAAGTCGCAACGACGCAGCGCCTGA
- a CDS encoding 2Fe-2S iron-sulfur cluster-binding protein, whose amino-acid sequence MTSGRSWVLIEGLLMRHRLRFQPSGHEFDAGDGEAVLAAALRQGYKIPHACDNGVCHICVARLIKGEVAGGAGESGCRRLGADEVLLCKATPAGDCEFELRRIWGPNELETKTLAFQIKAVTALSDDVYQVQLLAPAGALPEFFAGQYLELLAPGVEAAFFSIANAPGTREVELHIQVHQESRSALSIYQYLTSESVVRARLPLGKCFISGVPDMDVALIAAGTGFAQIKSIVEYLLAQGFDRKLSIYWGVRQSQEMYARALPEAWAERYENISFTPVMADNRDNEWQGHHAELVRAVLAERRHWDNSLVYVSGSPTMVYTAMDALAPLGLPNEQFFSDVLEYAPRG is encoded by the coding sequence ATGACCTCTGGTCGCAGTTGGGTATTGATTGAGGGCTTGCTGATGCGTCATCGCCTGCGCTTTCAACCTTCCGGCCATGAGTTTGACGCGGGCGATGGCGAAGCGGTTTTGGCGGCGGCGTTGCGACAAGGATACAAGATTCCCCATGCGTGTGATAATGGCGTCTGCCATATTTGCGTGGCCAGATTGATTAAAGGGGAGGTTGCGGGCGGCGCTGGAGAATCGGGATGTCGGCGCCTGGGCGCGGATGAAGTTTTATTATGCAAAGCGACGCCTGCGGGCGATTGTGAGTTTGAATTAAGACGGATTTGGGGACCAAACGAATTGGAAACAAAAACACTGGCGTTTCAAATCAAGGCGGTCACTGCGCTGTCTGACGATGTGTATCAAGTGCAATTGCTGGCGCCTGCCGGCGCATTGCCGGAGTTCTTCGCCGGACAATACCTGGAGTTGCTGGCTCCGGGCGTCGAGGCGGCTTTCTTTTCCATTGCGAATGCGCCAGGAACCAGGGAAGTGGAACTGCACATCCAGGTTCACCAGGAGAGTCGCAGCGCTCTGTCGATCTATCAATACCTGACCTCTGAATCCGTGGTGCGCGCCCGTTTACCGTTGGGGAAGTGTTTTATCTCCGGCGTTCCCGATATGGATGTCGCCTTGATCGCCGCAGGCACGGGGTTTGCGCAGATCAAGTCCATCGTTGAATATCTGCTGGCGCAAGGGTTTGACCGTAAGCTGTCTATATATTGGGGCGTAAGACAGTCGCAGGAAATGTATGCCCGCGCTTTACCCGAAGCCTGGGCTGAACGCTATGAGAATATCTCTTTCACGCCAGTGATGGCGGACAACCGCGATAACGAATGGCAGGGTCATCATGCGGAACTGGTGCGTGCGGTGCTGGCCGAGCGAAGGCATTGGGACAACAGTCTGGTTTATGTGAGCGGCTCGCCGACGATGGTGTATACCGCGATGGATGCGCTGGCTCCATTGGGGCTACCCAATGAGCAGTTCTTTTCGGATGTGTTGGAGTATGCGCCCAGGGGCTGA
- the rho gene encoding transcription termination factor Rho produces the protein MNLTELKKKPVPELLTIAEEMGLENMARSRKQDVIFSILKKHAKSGEDIYGDGVLEILQDGFGFLRSADSSYLAGPDDIYVSPSQIRRFNLRTGDTIAGKIRPPKDGERYFALLKVNEINFDKPENARNKILFENLTPLFPQERLRLEAGNGSTEDLSARILDLVAPIGKGQRGLIVSPPKAGKTLLMQNIAQSITRNNPETHLMVLLIDERPEEVTEMQRTVRGEVVASTFDEPPARHVQVAEMVIEKAKRLVEHKKDVVILLDSITRLARAYNTIIPSSGKVLTGGVDAHALERPKRFFGAARNVEEGGSLTIVATALIDTGSKMDEVIYEEFKGTGNLEVHLDRRISEKRVFPAINIRRSGTRREELLMSEEELQRVWILRKLLHSMEDDIAAVEFLLDKLKDTKTNDEFFQAMKKR, from the coding sequence ATGAATCTTACTGAATTAAAAAAGAAACCCGTTCCTGAGCTATTAACCATCGCCGAAGAAATGGGCCTGGAAAATATGGCTCGCTCCCGCAAGCAGGATGTGATTTTCAGTATTTTGAAAAAGCACGCCAAAAGCGGCGAAGACATCTACGGCGATGGCGTTCTGGAAATCCTGCAGGATGGCTTCGGCTTCTTGCGTTCCGCGGACAGTTCCTACCTGGCCGGCCCTGACGACATTTACGTCTCACCCAGTCAAATCCGCCGTTTTAACCTCAGAACGGGCGATACAATCGCCGGTAAGATTCGACCGCCGAAAGACGGCGAGCGTTATTTCGCACTGTTGAAGGTCAATGAGATCAACTTCGACAAACCTGAAAACGCCCGCAACAAAATCCTGTTTGAAAACCTGACGCCTCTGTTCCCACAGGAAAGACTGCGTCTGGAAGCCGGCAACGGCAGTACGGAAGATTTATCAGCGCGTATCCTGGATTTGGTCGCGCCTATCGGTAAAGGGCAGCGCGGTTTGATCGTATCGCCGCCGAAAGCCGGTAAAACCCTCCTCATGCAGAACATCGCCCAATCCATCACCCGCAACAATCCCGAAACCCATTTAATGGTTCTGCTGATCGATGAACGCCCTGAAGAGGTGACCGAGATGCAGCGCACCGTGCGTGGTGAAGTGGTTGCGAGCACCTTCGACGAGCCGCCGGCCCGTCACGTTCAGGTTGCTGAGATGGTTATCGAGAAAGCCAAGCGTCTGGTTGAGCATAAAAAAGACGTAGTGATCCTGTTGGACTCCATCACTCGTCTGGCGCGTGCTTACAACACCATTATCCCGTCCTCCGGCAAAGTACTGACCGGTGGTGTGGACGCCCATGCACTGGAGCGTCCCAAGCGCTTTTTTGGCGCTGCGCGGAATGTCGAAGAAGGCGGCAGCCTGACTATCGTCGCTACGGCGTTGATCGACACCGGCTCCAAAATGGACGAAGTGATTTATGAAGAATTCAAGGGCACCGGTAACCTGGAAGTGCATTTGGATCGCAGAATTTCTGAAAAGCGCGTCTTCCCTGCGATTAACATCCGTCGCTCCGGCACTCGCCGTGAAGAATTGCTGATGTCCGAGGAAGAGCTGCAAAGAGTGTGGATCCTGCGTAAGCTGCTGCACTCTATGGAAGACGATATCGCCGCGGTGGAGTTCCTGCTTGATAAGTTGAAGGACACCAAGACCAACGACGAATTCTTCCAGGCCATGAAAAAGCGCTAG
- the trxA gene encoding thioredoxin TrxA, with amino-acid sequence MSSRIVNVTDDSFESEVLKADGPVLVDYWAEWCGPCKMIAPVLEEIAEEYGDRLKICKLNIDENEKTPPKFSIRGIPTLMLFKNGAVDATKVGALSKSQLTAFLDSNL; translated from the coding sequence ATGAGCAGCCGAATTGTTAACGTAACTGATGACTCTTTTGAAAGCGAAGTCTTGAAGGCCGATGGCCCCGTGCTGGTGGATTACTGGGCTGAGTGGTGCGGTCCCTGTAAGATGATTGCTCCGGTGCTGGAAGAGATCGCGGAAGAATATGGCGATCGTCTGAAAATCTGCAAACTGAACATCGACGAAAATGAAAAGACTCCACCCAAGTTCAGCATTCGTGGTATTCCAACGCTGATGTTGTTCAAAAACGGCGCTGTAGATGCGACCAAAGTAGGCGCGTTATCCAAGTCCCAGCTGACAGCTTTCCTGGACAGCAACCTTTAA